Genomic window (Drosophila ananassae strain 14024-0371.13 chromosome 3L, ASM1763931v2, whole genome shotgun sequence):
GGACAAAAACGCAAGGAAAACAAGGCCCACTCTAAAGCTCAGACCCGAAGCCGAACCCCTGGAGTATTCTTTTGAAGTGTGGGTGTAGGTATTTCCCTGCTCATCGGTGTAGCTGTGTTGACCGCTTCCTGGGGAGTTCTGGAAGGTCCCACCCACTCCTGGCACGGTGTAAGGTCCTTAGTTCTGACCCCGTATGTAGACACCGTTCCCGGGCGAACCGAACTGATGGGGGCCATTCTGACCGTCGTAATTCTGCTGCGCATCTGCCACTGGAAGAAACCCCATTCAGTGCTCCTCCCGCTCCAAGGTATCTCATCTCTCAACTTACCGGCAAACAACACAGCACCgaaaatgaataataataCAAGCAACCTCATGATGCAGTTTCTGGTTTCAGAGCTCGATTCCGACAGAACGCAAATTGCTATTCGAATTCTATTTATATGGCCTGGCTCGAAAGCTGAGACGAGCTTTTGTTAATTAGCAGAGATCAAGTGAGATCACAGATAGCCCACTATGTATTCCaaatattttcgaaaaaaagagtattttaaaatagaaGAAGCACCCTATGGCATATATATTCGTATATAGGTTTTTCTCATGACTTTAACCAGCTaatgtaatttttaaatttagttcAATAGCTCGGGAAGAGAAGGCCGCCAAAAAAAAGAGTGCATTCCCATAAACTGAGAGAATAATAGACGTATATCTTGAGAAGTTTGCGCACATTAGAGGCCGAGAAGCGTTATATAAAATGCactcaaaacaagaaaaataaacaatactCAAAACACACATTTTCCTCCTTAGACGTagtaagtttttaaaataatgttACATGTTTTGGAAGACCTGCTAAATTTTTGTCTTgtaggaaaaatataaaaaataataaagctaTGGAGAAGGTCTGCCAGTTCTTTCGCAACAACTATGTGCTGGCCAACTGTGAGGATGCCATCTACAAGAAGTCCTTCAGTCTGAACCTCTCGCACTACCAAATGTCCCAAGTGCCGGAGATAATCGAACAATGCGAAACTCTGATGAAGCTCTTTCTGAATCAGAACAACCTGACAAAGATTCCATCCTCTATCGGCAATCTCATGCGTCTCCAAGTCCTCACCTTGGACTACAACAAACTGGATGAGTTCCCATCCTGTATTTGTCGGCTTGTCCGGCTGAAATTCCTCAACGTCAGTTGCAACAACATCACTCGCCTGCCGCCAGAGCTGGGCTACCTCACTCAACTGGAAACCTTCTGGTGCAACAACACTGGTCTGCTGGAGCTGCCCGCCGAGATACGCAATTGTGAGCGCCTCGAAACGCTGGGAGTGCGGGGAAACCCTCTCAAGAAACTGCCCGAATCCATTGGAGCTCTGACCTCGTTGCGCTGGTTTACGGCCGAAGGGTGCCAGCTGACGGAAGTGCCACTGACCTTTGCCCTTTTGAGCAGCTTGGTGCACCTGAATCTCAAGGGTAACCACCTCCGGCGACTGCCTAGGATGCTGATGGCCATGCAAAAGCTGCGGTTCGTCTTCCTCAACGAAAATCACATAGACGAACAGCCCACACGGGCGCAACTGGAGGAGTTGCGAACACT
Coding sequences:
- the LOC26514224 gene encoding LOW QUALITY PROTEIN: immune-induced peptides (The sequence of the model RefSeq protein was modified relative to this genomic sequence to represent the inferred CDS: substituted 1 base at 1 genomic stop codon) codes for the protein MGFLPVADAQQNYDGQNGPHQFGSPGNGVYIRGQNXGPYTVPGVGGTFQNSPGSGQHSYTDEQGNTYTHTSKEYSRGSASGLSFRVGLVFLAFLSYLSL
- the LOC6496104 gene encoding protein lap1, with amino-acid sequence MEKVCQFFRNNYVLANCEDAIYKKSFSLNLSHYQMSQVPEIIEQCETLMKLFLNQNNLTKIPSSIGNLMRLQVLTLDYNKLDEFPSCICRLVRLKFLNVSCNNITRLPPELGYLTQLETFWCNNTGLLELPAEIRNCERLETLGVRGNPLKKLPESIGALTSLRWFTAEGCQLTEVPLTFALLSSLVHLNLKGNHLRRLPRMLMAMQKLRFVFLNENHIDEQPTRAQLEELRTLHILNLSKNPVSFHPDLQRMALRQTNLYVDLPQDLADICDGLSSRGSMNSQEQQEEQVRGVPQENDSSDWANSVRTSELDTTDESSLENNIEDLSVMLPEMSRFVTTF